DNA sequence from the Labeo rohita strain BAU-BD-2019 unplaced genomic scaffold, IGBB_LRoh.1.0 scaffold_674, whole genome shotgun sequence genome:
ATGGCAATCAGTGTCAAATTAGTGAGCCAAACCAATGAGATGATCTTTGTAAGGTGAAGTTCGCTCATAATGGTAGTGTATCTCATTGGCTGACAGATGGCAACATATCTGTCATATGCCATGACGGTCAAGACGAAGACCGCTGATAGGGCGTATACATGTATGAAGAACGCCTGAGTGATACAGATGGAGAACGGCATGGTCCTGGTGTCAAACAAGAGCTCACGCATGATGTGAGGGAACAGGCATGTAGAACCTATTAGGTCATTAATGGGCAAATTTAACAGGAGAATATACATCGGTTCATGAAGACCCTTATTGTTTATGATAGTGAACAGGAGGAAGGAGTTGCAGAACAATATGATTATATAATTCAGAGCGGCAAAGATGAACGCAACGGTGGCCTTCTCAGGGGGTAGATCGAAGCCCTGAAGAGACAGATCGGATGTCACATTGTAGATTGTGCTAGTTGAAGACATGATATTGTCCttaacaaaatagaaaatagcaAATATAACACGTAATACAGCTCAAACAAGTATACTGTGGGTAAAtgtaaaacacttaaaatacttACAACAATTCTTTGCTTCTCTACATAAGGTATGGTCACAGTTATTTGCTTTCAATAACATCACGGTTATTTAATATCTACTTGACTGACTAAGCAGTCATGCAGCAGCTTGACCCTTCCTAACAAGTACATACGTTTGCATCTTGGGTCTTTTATACTGTCTTTGAGTTATTAGTCTGTGTGAATTATAAATCTCATGAGGAGAAATCCCCACTATGATGATGTAATCAGGTCAATAAGAAGAAGAGCAACTGTAGGGTAGGCGAATCATTATAGGTTTTCAATTCTATtgaaaaaacacatcaaaaataTGATATCCATACTGCTAGattgcatattttaaatgaactaatGAATCTACCTAATTTAAATAAGGAAATAAATTGCCTGCACTAGTTACTGTAGTACTGTAAACAGTTTTGTATAAAAAGtactttaaccctctggggtctgagggtgttttggggccctggagaagttttgacatgccctgacatttgtgcttttttcagtatcttaaaaacatatcaatggctaaagtctggctacactgtaatcagcacaaactaggctacaataatatgtaagcaacatgaatgtacatgtttgtgtttttgagaaaacaacgtttatgcgtggttagtgaaaaactaaattttttaagtcactgaaataagaccatgaaacacattcagaacattagttcacaagacttttgagaactggatgcggtaggctagagttttttcgacaaaatgatgtgaaaatcatctcgttCACTCGTtcagagaaaacaatatattgacgtaaattttctaagacatgttttgtgatcgaaagggaatatgcgaagGAGTGGCAATAACCCATGAATATTTAgcaattcacacctgagagacaaagagcCCTCCCTAATGGTCCATCAATGacactgtgactgtcaggtaagaaacaatgagagattcaaagaatagagttttagattgtttgtattttatttacaacacagtatcatcaaaatatacataatgaaggtcaaatacACACAGTTGAACAccctgatctaaccacagagatgtgaacagactttgtgtagtttctgaaaactgttttctgaattctgttcaacaagtgaaaaaagtaaatcatacctgatatctctaaactcatcatcagtagtcaaggaacttttttttacactagaatatgtgtagttgaacatctgatgttagTACAGCGCTCTCAGTTTGACAGAcagcaggattcatctgttgtgcaggtgtcagctcactaaaaaacaaacaacataagaaaaacatctgtgagcatgttaataacaggagcatatatatatatatatatatagtgtatggGTTTGTAGCCATAGACTCACGCATTTGTACCAAcgtaaaaaggacattttatatctatatataagtaataattattgtttttcacgttaaacatctattcgagAGCAGAGTATTGATAAACATGGTCTAAACATACACAGTGTAAACACTCATATTACATCATATTGTTATAcgacaaataaaaaactaaataatatgaTCTTTAAGTCATTAcataagcatgctttgtatgtattatacaatacaaaaacgtTTTATATTTGGGAAACttgcagtggttcccaaccatgttcctggaggctccccaacactgcatgtttttcaTGTCAGCTTAATCAagcacacctgattcagatcatcagctcttTAGTAAAGACTCCAAGCAAAGCCACTAGAtgcaagcctgcaaccattagccgGAAAAGCGTAATGGCTAAAGCTAACGCTTCCGGTCTGGCAGTAcgtgggaaaggagaccagaggccgttttctttgaatggatgtcaGTGGACTGCGAGGATTGAGGAGTGAGGAGGCTTTCTGAGGAGTCATGAGCGAGGATACACAGGTGTATCCTTTGCAGAAGTGTTTTATCGACTAAACATAATGCACATATAAATTTTCCTCCGACTTCACATCTGtcataataatttacatttatattttacctttgcagtttaaataatgTCATATATTTATACAGGGCATCTtgctttattcatatttattatgaatgccTTAAATAACGAACTTTAACAACATATGGGATCCCTTTAACGACACAACAGATCCCTTTAGCGCAGCTGATGACGCTTTGAAGTGACGCTTGAGTGGTCAAGAATATTCTAATGTTCATCCTTTGATTCCTCTGTCCTTGCGTTTTTTTCTTACATCCTTCCCTCACATCTTGAAGGGGTGGAGCTAAGTGGTGAGGAAAGAAGCAAGGAAAGGAAACGaggatgcacaaataaaaaataagaagcaCCTCGGCTCCTCACCTCAGAGTGCATTTGCAGTGTacaaaacacattcacacaatATAAGCAGGCCCCTGCATCAGGGTAGTGACTTGCTGGTTCATTCGCACAACATAAGCAGCACTCCTTTGTGGACAGAGCACAGAGATCTTCAGTTGCTTACTATATGCGCAAATGTATAAGCGCAAAACACTCAAGAGTGTTCCTGCCTTTAATTTGCGGGCTTGAATGCCACTAGACATTGCAATGCAATGATGTTTTACCAATCAGGTATTTAGTATTCTAGAAGAAATGTTTTTCCCCAGCAGCATCATTATGCAATGTGTTCTTCCCTCATTTTAGGGATCAGGTTACGttgcgttaaccgaaaattgtccatcattaaagaaaaaaatgttatcactgacagaaaaatctgaagACTGTAATTcacacccctgtccagttggtggcgagtgcgctccagtgtggcagcagagtatgggatccagaataaaaatgaaacggTCACAAGTCTTTTGCAGGCGAGTACCCAGTTTTAAGCTACAGCggtctatcacgccacattaaagagcgccaaaacagtatttattgcttgaatttcctaatgaaattgacagaatctgagactttgtttcatatcaaaagtaaaaaaaggacaaagcttagcctattgcaatttattggatgggaggtgcactatgtactgttcctTCATctactgaaaacagcatagacaaAAAGATTGATTGGGAAAATTGATATTGGTTcctaaaaatgagaatctactaaaattattttctgattTGGTCCACTACAACAATGGAGTCTTGCTTGGGTGTGTGCACATTCAGTGGGACAGACCCAGCATCTGCAGCAAACACATAACCCCCAGTACCTTGAGCTAAACAGCGGAGGTCTGTTACTTAGCAGCGGTACTTAGTCCTTTCCTCATCTCTTCTGGTGCACCACAACTTGGTGAGTTCTTCATGAACTTCTGAAAAGAAACTAGTGTCACTATAGtgaaatatatactatatatatatatatatatatatatatactatagtgagtactatatatatatatatatatactatagtGAGTACTATAGTGTCACTATAGTATATATAGACGTGTTTCTTTGCAGagttttgatgactgatgatttgAAAGTATGTTGACTACCAGTTTGCTGAACATcgtttcacaaataaaatatgcaagTCTGATCATTTGTTACTGCATTAACATAGTTATTcatttagaataaatgtaaaaataataataatgattattgtaAGTGTGTGCTTTTGTGATagcaaagtttatttatttaaaccttCAACTGGAAAGTAATACATCTagaaagtaataaattaaaatatgtatttataaaaacaaaatgtttcaatggtttaaaattatatttatgaaaatatttaatgctttGTTTGGATATATAACTGCACTCTATTTCAGTGGGCAGCAGAGGGCAATATACTTAGACTTCTGTCTCATGTAAAAATACTGATCTGTAGCGCATGTCACTTGGTTAGAATCTAATGTGCGCATGCTAAATGCCATCATCCATTCCCATAGTAAACACACAAGTATAAATAAGATGACAACAACAAAGCGCTTTCCAACAACACTGAAGTAAGATAAGCTGCCGCCTATAGCTTCTGATATGTGAATGTCCTGCCATCATTTTGTCTTACTGAATATGTTGTGGAGAATCAAATGTGCTGTAGGTAAAAGTACTGATGACTTTTCAAGGATGTATGAGATGCAAcaaggaaaaattaaaaaatgacagctCAAGTTTGGACAGCAACATAGATTCAACGGTTAGGTGAGATTTAGATTTAATCTAAATGCTTCATTAGTTTATACATACTGAAAATGTCAATTACTCAATATTCAacttagtttacattttttttaaacaggccATCAGTAAGCAACATTCGCCATGTATCCAAATGGATCTGTCATCACACTAGTCCTGACTTTGCACTCTTTGGAACTGCCTGAGACGAGCATTTATCCTGCATTTGTATTTGGATTAACAACATACTTATTTATCTTACTCTGCAATGTTACAATTGTTGTCACTATTTGCTTAAACAGAAATCTTCACAAACCAATGTACATACTGTTGCTTAACATGCCTATCAATGACGCAATGGGTGCAACAAACCTTTTTTCTCAGCTGCTGTATAGTATATGGTCTCAGGACACATCAATATCCTACCCTGCGTGTTTGCTGCAAGGCTTCATAGTACATTTGTATGGTGGTGCATCATATGTTATTCTTACTGCTATGGCCTTTGACAGGTACATCGCTATCTGCTCCCCGCTGAGATATGGAGCCATTATGAATACCAATAACTTGGTGAAAATCATAACTGGGATGTggctttttaattttactgtcaTAATTgttcttttctctctttttctgaaTTACAAAATTTGCCAGACGCACATGACAGATCTCATCTGCTATAATCCATCGATAATGAAACTCATGTGTGACGACACAAGAGTGAACAATATCTACGGATTGTTTACGCTGGTTTTGTATCACATCCTTGGATTTTCTGTTGTGGCATttacatatattcatatattaatcACCTGTATTACTAATAAGCAGTCTGATGCAAAGAATAAGGCACTTCAGACATGTGGCACTCATTTGGTCGTCTTTCTTTTCTTGGAGTTCAATACTCTTTTTCCTCTAGTTGCACATCGATCTGAAAGTGTTCCAGCTTACATACGCAGGATGTTTTCCATAACGGTTTTTGTGTTTCCTCCCCTTGTAAATCCACTTGTTTATGGTTTTAAAACTAAAGAGATCAGACAGAAAATTCTCACCTGTTTCAGGAGTAAGATAAATAGTGTCTGAACATGCTTGTTTGAAGatgacataaaacattttgagctttttcctcacagttattgtttttaattattatacattcatttttattcatctatTGTCAGTagcaaaaaatgaaatactatTTGAAAGCTCACAAACCTTTAGCcgacaaatgttttttattagcattaattattaaaattagtaaACAAATGTGGATCTGCTGACATgctacaatgtatttttgtacattCTGTTATGCAGTGGCTTACTttcttcgttttttttttataaagaatctAACCTGCTCttgataaaaatgattcaaaacaaataaaatactttagCTGGATATGTCAGAATGAAAGGATGATATACGTCCATTTTAGAAAGCAACAAAACTTCAAAACAACtaagatttaaattatttatcttaattaaaaaaaaaaaatcctatttatAATGTAAACAGGCATTGTATGAAAACTATTAATTAACTATGAATTAATgggtaaaaatgacaaaatatttaatattcttgtTATTAATGCTTTCTTCCTCTTTCACAGATAAgagttattgttttaaattactgTACTTTAAGTTTTCCTGATCTGTAGTCAGTAacatcattcgtgatccagcttcactgacagcagaagtgagtataaggggtttttatgaatctttgcaatcacctttcctaataactaGCTAGTTAGAAAATTTAAcggctaaacatggctaaatgcagctaaagtaaacaggctcgtcactccacagagagaagagaggggccagcagagctcattaacatttaaaggaacatcgACCAGAataggttgatttttgcagagctgtttttggtgaggtaaaaaaggtgttttttacactaacatcgagaaattttaaccaaagcatgttatacacttttcattaagaccctaaagaatcatatcaacttctggaaaatgggcatccgatgacccctttaagaagtGTTTCTTTGCAGagttttgatgactgatgatttgAAAGTATGTTGACTACCAGTTTATTAGTTGAAcatcatttcacaaataaaatatgcaagTCTGATCATTTGTTACTGCATTCACATAGTTATtaatttagaataaatgtaaaaataataataataattactgtaaatatgtgctttttgccaggcattcaccacagccacctccatctgcCACACCTCCGGTAGCACCGCCCACTCGTTCATCATCACCCAAGTTCTAATCTGTTGCACCTGGACCTCAttgagccacgccctatttAAGAGACACTCGCGCATTCAcacattgtctggtctaccgttcacatgcT
Encoded proteins:
- the LOC127161577 gene encoding olfactory receptor 52E4-like, which encodes MSSTSTIYNVTSDLSLQGFDLPPEKATVAFIFAALNYIIILFCNSFLLFTIINNKGLHEPMYILLLNLPINDLIGSTCLFPHIMRELLFDTRTMPFSICITQAFFIHVYALSAVFVLTVMAYDRYVAICQPMRYTTIMSELHLTKIISLVWLTNLTLIAILFILLLRLPRCRSYLTHPYCDNPSLLQLVCADTTINNLYGLLITALCQVLSVSLILYSYLRILIACFRNKSSDTRSKALQTCGTHLVVFILFECLGLFTIISYRIKDISPHLRKFIAVSAMILPPTMNPIIYGLRTKEIRVKGIKFFRRKVFAP
- the LOC127161574 gene encoding olfactory receptor 52J3; its protein translation is MYPNGSVITLVLTLHSLELPETSIYPAFVFGLTTYLFILLCNVTIVVTICLNRNLHKPMYILLLNMPINDAMGATNLFSQLLYSIWSQDTSISYPACLLQGFIVHLYGGASYVILTAMAFDRYIAICSPLRYGAIMNTNNLVKIITGMWLFNFTVIIVLFSLFLNYKICQTHMTDLICYNPSIMKLMCDDTRVNNIYGLFTLVLYHILGFSVVAFTYIHILITCITNKQSDAKNKALQTCGTHLVVFLFLEFNTLFPLVAHRSESVPAYIRRMFSITVFVFPPLVNPLVYGFKTKEIRQKILTCFRSKINSV